A window from Pseudobutyrivibrio ruminis HUN009 encodes these proteins:
- a CDS encoding DUF6056 family protein — MKKKVKTSFEKLKMVVDIRFLFLVFLCALPFVCTIFFALPVSDDFAMAKDIIPNGISLAEIIQKTNEQYMNWMGLWPFFFLEYLLNPLYVLGYYKYATGVFLISTFLLFIYVLYIYIKNIMEHILKIENDKAIKTVYILLLIAFFNSAIYDEIYYWFVGNVYLWNVIFMMWNQILIIKLFKSEMSKPQYIILCFIGFIACFAFQLDLFSGIIYLVEIIKYLREHGKFETGKLYPLLFMILGGVISVFAPGNFARSKSYTTEIKVGDALINALSNNAQCLLKSVENPYFIIMLFCFVVIGYLYLNNSNRVSITLLIAMALVSLFGLTFSVALGYSNADIPNRILFMINFIIYMYLGLIFIQIGAKISEMNLIDTNAIIAIAIVLCISALFGELGINNYGTIKAEKRPWYVTITSIDKVKKEYDYNMSVLRACYNKEDKKNLEIYFDYNAYEETHILKGIGFESQEVVENIRICSGNEEISVIVIPKH, encoded by the coding sequence GTGAAAAAAAAGGTAAAAACTAGTTTTGAAAAATTAAAAATGGTAGTAGATATCAGGTTTTTGTTCTTGGTATTTTTATGTGCGCTTCCATTTGTTTGCACGATATTTTTTGCATTGCCAGTAAGTGATGATTTTGCCATGGCGAAAGATATAATCCCCAATGGAATATCTCTAGCAGAAATAATACAAAAAACCAATGAGCAATACATGAATTGGATGGGATTGTGGCCATTTTTCTTTCTAGAGTATTTGCTTAATCCACTTTATGTGCTTGGATATTATAAATATGCTACAGGAGTGTTTCTGATTAGCACATTTCTGTTGTTTATATATGTTCTCTACATTTATATAAAGAATATAATGGAACATATACTTAAAATAGAAAATGATAAAGCAATTAAAACAGTATACATATTGTTATTGATAGCGTTTTTCAATAGTGCAATATATGACGAAATATACTATTGGTTTGTGGGGAATGTGTATCTCTGGAATGTAATTTTTATGATGTGGAATCAAATCTTAATCATAAAGCTGTTTAAATCTGAAATGTCAAAGCCTCAATATATCATATTATGTTTTATTGGATTTATAGCTTGTTTTGCATTTCAATTGGATTTGTTTTCTGGAATAATATATTTGGTTGAAATTATAAAATATCTAAGGGAGCATGGAAAATTTGAAACTGGAAAATTATATCCTCTTTTATTTATGATTCTTGGGGGTGTGATTTCGGTTTTCGCTCCTGGAAATTTTGCTAGAAGCAAATCCTATACAACAGAGATTAAAGTGGGAGATGCTCTCATAAATGCACTTTCAAATAATGCACAATGCTTATTGAAATCAGTAGAGAATCCATATTTTATTATTATGCTATTTTGCTTTGTTGTTATAGGATACTTATATTTGAACAATAGCAATAGAGTATCGATAACTTTATTAATAGCAATGGCGCTTGTATCACTTTTTGGATTAACGTTTTCAGTTGCACTTGGATATTCTAATGCTGATATACCAAATAGAATACTTTTTATGATTAACTTTATCATATATATGTACTTAGGGCTGATATTTATCCAGATTGGTGCTAAGATTTCAGAAATGAATTTAATAGATACCAATGCCATAATAGCAATAGCGATTGTATTATGCATAAGTGCTTTATTCGGAGAGTTAGGAATCAATAATTATGGCACAATAAAAGCAGAAAAACGTCCTTGGTATGTTACCATTACTAGCATAGATAAAGTAAAAAAAGAATATGATTACAACATGTCCGTACTCCGTGCTTGTTATAACAAAGAAGACAAAAAGAATTTAGAAATATATTTTGATTATAATGCTTATGAAGAAACGCACATATTGAAAGGCATAGGGTTTGAAAGTCAAGAAGTAGTAGAAAATATTAGAATATGCTCAGGAAATGAAGAGATTAGTGTTATTGTCATACCAAAGCACTAG
- a CDS encoding glycosyltransferase 87 family protein, producing MIFKFEDKILKFLKENIAVVALFAAIIINFIIRYSLRDFTNSDLSNPLTSWYNELKATGGFAGLGHQLNDCSYNLPYLTLIAFFTYLPVNPADAFKVSSGIFDFIQAFAVAWFVFDITNKNRNKAILSFIIAISSPIVLLNSAGWGQCDSIYTAFAIFALIYLNREKFLVSFILLGISFGFKLQAIFVLPFFVYYYFTKRKFSILYFGIIPIVMEILSLPAVIAGRGFLDVFRIYLSQTDWYPKMSMNYPTFWNLLNNEYTISSADTYVIMKTMAVMTPILIIGCFMFSWIYNNIEINTTNMIYMTFVCVMTCVEFLPGMHERYGYTAEILLIVMMFISWKVIPLVLAQLLILITTYGNFLFDQLVNFTTMAWLNAIVYFATMIYITYEMVIVSEKKGKN from the coding sequence ATGATATTTAAATTCGAAGACAAAATTCTGAAATTTCTAAAAGAAAATATAGCGGTAGTGGCATTGTTTGCCGCTATTATTATCAATTTTATAATTCGTTATTCATTAAGGGATTTTACTAACTCTGATTTGAGTAACCCTCTTACTAGTTGGTATAACGAGTTGAAAGCAACGGGTGGGTTTGCTGGATTAGGACATCAGTTAAATGATTGTAGTTACAATTTACCTTATCTAACACTCATTGCTTTTTTTACGTATTTGCCGGTAAATCCAGCTGATGCATTTAAGGTTTCTAGTGGGATATTTGATTTTATTCAAGCGTTTGCAGTAGCATGGTTTGTTTTTGATATCACAAATAAGAATAGAAACAAAGCAATTCTTTCTTTTATAATTGCAATTTCTTCACCAATTGTATTACTCAATTCGGCTGGCTGGGGGCAGTGCGATTCAATCTATACTGCATTTGCAATATTTGCTTTAATCTATTTGAATAGAGAAAAGTTCCTCGTTTCTTTTATTTTATTAGGAATATCATTTGGTTTTAAATTACAGGCTATATTTGTACTACCATTTTTTGTTTATTATTATTTCACAAAAAGGAAGTTTTCTATTCTTTATTTTGGAATAATTCCTATAGTTATGGAAATCCTTAGTCTTCCAGCAGTTATTGCGGGGAGAGGATTTTTAGATGTATTTAGAATTTATCTCAGTCAGACAGATTGGTATCCTAAAATGTCTATGAATTATCCAACATTTTGGAATCTTCTTAATAATGAATATACTATCTCTAGCGCAGATACATATGTAATTATGAAAACAATGGCTGTTATGACTCCAATACTTATAATTGGATGTTTTATGTTCTCGTGGATTTATAACAATATTGAAATAAATACAACAAACATGATTTATATGACTTTTGTTTGTGTGATGACATGTGTAGAATTTCTCCCAGGAATGCATGAAAGATATGGATATACTGCTGAAATATTGCTTATAGTAATGATGTTTATTAGTTGGAAAGTGATTCCACTTGTTTTGGCGCAGTTATTAATATTGATTACAACATATGGAAACTTTTTGTTTGATCAATTGGTTAACTTTACAACAATGGCTTGGTTAAATGCAATTGTTTATTTTGCAACTATGATTTACATTACATATGAAATGGTGATAGTGAGTGAAAAAAAAGGTAAAAACTAG